The Vibrio marisflavi CECT 7928 region CACCGATCTTGTGGCTAGTGCCGTTTTACTCATCGCACTAGCTCTTCATAGCAACTACCTGCCATTCTTCGTGGGTTGATAATCTAGCAACTGTTGTAAAGCACTTCTGCCCAAATATCACTCAGTCATCAGCCTCAAATTTTCCTCAAACCATCGCGACAAGTCTTCATATAAACCCTCTCACAAGCCTTCCTCAAGCCATACGGCATAAGGCTTTGTCCCTAATTGCACCTACACAAGAATCCATTCTGGGGTTTTACCTACTCAGAAATAGCGAATATGGCTTGATAACTATTGACTGAATGCTCTCTATGGTTTGAACTACGGAGTAAGGAAGTACTCACCAAGTCTTAGTTAGGTGCGGGGGTATTTTATATTATCTAGTAGGAGCTTTAGTAAAGGATTATGTCATACCACTCTAACTCATCAATTATTCAACACGAGGGCGAGAACTGGGAAGTGAATGTAGGTGACAGGGGGCAATACAAAATCTGTCCTAGCCACCTTAAGAAGATGATCACACAGCTCAACATTATGGTGGAGAAATACCCAAGAGTGTTTTGTGTGGTGTTTGACTTACATCTACCAGAATACAGCGAAAATAATGCCATTATCTCAGATCTTTGGCGCAGCCTCATTCCTACCATCAAAGCAAAGTATAAAGTTAAGGACGTTGGCTACTGTTGGACTAGAGAGCAAGAAACGGCAGAGAGTCAGCACTATCACTGTGTGTTATTTCTTGATGGGAAACAAATACGTCACTCGGGTAAGTTGCGCGGTATTATTGCTTCAAAATGGAAGTCAGTAGGAGGCTCGTATTTCTCTCAGCTCGAGCATCCTGATTACAATATTGAACACAATGATTTTCAAACTAAGCAAGCGCTGATATACCGATTATCTTACCATGCTAAACAGCGAGGTAAGGGCAGAAGAGCGACACAAGCTAAAGACTACGGTATGAGTCGCTTAAAGAGAAAATGAAACTTACCTATCTATTTCGTATTAAAAAATGCCGAGAAAGCTATTTGGAAAACGCTGATTGATATACGCGCAAATCTCTTGTTGAAGCTGGTGAATCGTTTTATCAATCTCGCGATAGGTTGTTAGATGCTGTCCTTTGGCCCTACCATAACCATCAAAGCGATAACCCAGGTTATCGACTTTAGTGAGCAGCTTATCGAGTTTACGGCCTGCTCGCTCATAGGGGCTCTCTGATTGGCTTTTATAGTGCAGTTGATGGCAAAGTCGACAAGCAGGCTCTCCTGACACAATATAGAGCTGTTTACGCTTTTCGCCACAAGTAGGGCACTCAAGGTAGTAACGTTGACCACCATAGTGAGCTTGCTGGTGAATAAGCTTGACTGTGCGCTGGTAGTCTCGTTTGTATGGCAATGAGTAATAGAGCTCGATATAAGAGTCTGTTGCCCGCCATGCCAGTGACCAGACTGTTATGCCGTGCAGAGTACTTTTAATTTCACCATGGTAGCCAGTGGCTAGATAGCCGCACTTTGTAAGGGCAGTCAAATTCAGGCAAGGGTAGTCTTGGGTGTAGCGTCTTATTTGCGGTTTCATCGTCAATCCTGAGTGATGAGATCACTAGATTGTAGCAAGACACCAGCTAATGGATGATAAATTCTAATGGGTAAAAATATGGGTAGCGCTTAACTAACTGCACCCGTAACTACACCTCATAGCGCCAGATACAAAAAAAGGTTAGTGAGCACTACGCTTACTAACCTTTTAGAATTTGGTGGCCCCTCGCAGATTTGAACT contains the following coding sequences:
- a CDS encoding YagK/YfjJ domain-containing protein, giving the protein MSYHSNSSIIQHEGENWEVNVGDRGQYKICPSHLKKMITQLNIMVEKYPRVFCVVFDLHLPEYSENNAIISDLWRSLIPTIKAKYKVKDVGYCWTREQETAESQHYHCVLFLDGKQIRHSGKLRGIIASKWKSVGGSYFSQLEHPDYNIEHNDFQTKQALIYRLSYHAKQRGKGRRATQAKDYGMSRLKRK